AAGATAAAGATAAAGATAATGATAAGGCATTAGAGGAGCTCAAAGACGAAAGGGGCAACTAACATGAATACAATCGATAAAAAGATGATAACAGCAGTGATGATAGCGATGGTCTTTAAAACCAGTTCTTTCTTCGATTCTTCCTTTATTCCCATCCTCAGCATTGGATTCAGTACCTCCTTGAATACATAGTAGCCATCCAGTGGGTACATTGGCAGACAGTTGAATAATCCCACATAGAAATTTATCCAGGCTATCCAGAACAGCACATCGGCAATTGAGAAGATACCAGCACCAAAAACGGATGCCACCCCCACAGGCGTGTATAAATGCGATAACAATGGATTAAAAGTGCTGAACCCTCCCATGCTGAGTGGTAGCACAGGCAAACTCATCAATAACAGCAAGCTGGCAGGCGATTTGAAGAGCATACGAGGTATGTCCCGGAGATTCTCCAGGTAAGTTCTCGTTGGAAATTCCAATACCGTCATGCCCAGCGCACAATTGGCAACACCAACGCCCAGATAACCACGGCTCGCATAATATGGCGATTCCTCTAACTTGATCTCAAATACTTCCCCCCTCTTCGTCCACACTTTTATCTCCTCGCCCGCCACTGTATCGTTCATGAAAGAGAGGAAATCCTCATAACTCCTTATACTCTGGTTATCCATCTTTATTATGGTCATACCCTCCTTGATACCTGCTTTCGCTGCTGGCTTGCCTTTCTCCACAAACACCACTGTTACGCCCTCATTCGTTTCACCTCGCACCACTATCGCCTTCTTATCGCCATTTCTATCCAGAATGGTGAGAGAAACAGCTTTACCTTTCTTCAGTCTGTCGTTCAGCTCTTCTACGCTCACTCTTCCTTCTCCATCCATCGCCGTGATGAACGAACGTGGTTCTATACCATATTCTGCTGCTGGACTACCATTGGCTACGTTATAAACATAAAGCACATTCTCACCGACAGGCTGAATGGAGAAGAGAATACCGAAGAAGATGAGAAATGCGAGGATAGCAATGACGAAATTACCCATCACACCCGCGGAAAGGATACGCGTCCTCTCATGTGCTGATGCTACCTTCTTATCACCTGTGCCCTTCGGTGTGCCGAAGAGCTGCTCAGTATCCGGCTCCGTAAATGCTCCTATCGGCACTAACAGAAGCAGAAGCCCCATCGATTTCACTTTTATTCGCTCCACAATGCTCAATATCCCATGCGATAGCTCATGTACTATCATCGCAACTACAAAGCCTATCCATGCACACATAGGTATAAAAGTGTTCAAGCCGGGGATAAGCAGCCAGTTCCTTGGCTCGTTCAACTCTGTTGGCTCCGGTCTCATCATAAACGTTGTGAACGCACCATTGATCACAAGAAAGAACATAAAACCCATCGCCATAATCATCAGAACAGTACCAATATTAGCGTATGCTCGCCAGAAACGTCTTACTGTACCCAGCCTCTCCAGTAATCTCTCACCTCTGACCGCTCTTATCTGTAGAATAGGACCGTATAAAGAGATATTGTATCGCTTCAGTAACCCTCGCCTGTCGAGAAATACTATAATAAACCAGTATATAAGGAACAAATAAAATATAAGTATAATCTTGTATGAATCCATTTGAGGGTTATTAGGTTATTATCACTGTAAGTATTTCACTTCAACATCTCCATCGCCTCTGTAGCCGTGATACCCTCATGTACTATCTTACTTATTGCTATTGTCATCTTCGTAGGATTCGCGTGTTGGAAGACGTTTCTTCCTATTGATACCCCTGAAGCACCTGCAGAAATCGCATCTTCTACCATCCTCAGTACTTCTGCATCTGTATTCGCCTTTGGTCCGCCGGCTATTATCACTGGTACCGGGCAACTCCGTATCACTTCTTTGAATGTATCGGGATCACCGGTATAATTCGTCTTGATGATGTCAGCACCTAACTCTGCGCCTACACGTGCCACATGCATCACCATCTCGGGGGCATGTTCACTCTTCACCTTCTTACCCCGAGGGTACATCATCGCCAGGAGAGGCATGCTCCATTCCTCACATATCATCGCCGTCTCCCCGAGCTCCTCGAGCATCCATGGCTCGCTCTCCGCACCCACGTTCACATGCATTGATACCGCATCTGCACCCAGCCTGATCGCTTCTTCCACCGTCGCCACCATGACCTTCGCCAGTGGGTCTGGACCCAGAGATGTACTTGCTGAGAGGTGAATCACAAGCCCTATATCCTTACCATAGCCCCGATGCCCCGCGATCACAATACCTTTATGGAGAAGAACCGCATTCGCTCCACCCTCTGCTATTGCATTCACCGCCTGTTTCATGTCCGTCAAGCCGTATATCGGACCTGAGGTCACACCATGGTCCATCGGCACAATAACACTTCTACCGCTATTCCGGTCCACTATCCTCTCCATCCTTATCCGCTTCCCTATACTCATCCTCTCCATTCTCTCTCTCATGGTTGCCATCTTCTCTCACACCCTTACCTTTATCTTTTCTTCTTCTTTCTTCTTATACCAATCTCAGAGTCTCCAGATTCTGCGGTGCCGTTGTCTCTATATTAAATTTCTTGTGTATCCCGCTCGCCAGTGCCATGCATTTGTTATTCTCTCCATGCATGCATATCACCTTTGAAGGCAGTGGTCGAATCCCTCTCACAAATTCAATCAGCTGATTACGATCTGAATGACCCGAAAAGCCATCCACTGTCCTTATATCCATCCCTATCTTTATATTTCTCATCTTCCCTGCATCTGATAACTGAATCTCATTCCAGCCCTTCTGTATCCTCCGCCCTAATGTACCCTCTGCTTGATAGCCAACGAATATAAGTGTATTCTTCTCATCGGCGGCAAGTTCCTTCAGGTATTCCAGAACCGGTCCACCATTGAGCATGCCTGAAGTAGCGAGTATAATTGAAGATTCTTTCTCCTCTATTACCTCCTTACGCTTATCTGCGTCATCCACCTGCACGAAGATATCGGATAGGAAAGGATTCTCACCCTGAAATATAGAATTCTTCAAACTCCTGTTCAGATACTCTGGATATGCAGTATGTACAGATGTCGCCTCCCATATCATGCCATCTAAATACACTGGCACATCCAGCTGCATGCCTTCAAGCGCTATCATCACTTCCTGAGAACGTCCAACCGCGAATGCCGGTATTATTACCTTGCCACCCCGTTTTATCGTTCGCTCTATCTCGTCCTTCAGGTTCCTCTCTGCCTCTCGCCTTGAGGGTTGTTGATCATTCGGACCACCATATGTGGATTCAATAACCAACGTATCCGGCCTGGGAAATGCATTGAATGCAGGGTCAAATAGGAAGGTACGTTCATACTTTATATCTCCTGTGAATACAATATTATGGGATCCATATCCATTCCCCATATGGAAATAGGCGATTGCTGAACCCAATATGTGCCCTGCGTTGTAAAAGGTCAGCTTCACATCGGGCGAGATATCTGTCACCTCACCATACTTCAGCGGAATCGTATGCCTTATTGCATCTCTTATCATGGCTGATTTATACGGTATCTTCTTACCCTCTCTCGCTGAGACCTCTATATAGTCAAGCAGAAGAAGAGCCATAAGGTCCCTCGTTGGCTGAGTTATGTATATCGGTCCATCATAACCGTATAGAAATAGGAGTGGTAC
This genomic window from Methanophagales archaeon contains:
- a CDS encoding site-2 protease family protein — encoded protein: MDSYKIILIFYLFLIYWFIIVFLDRRGLLKRYNISLYGPILQIRAVRGERLLERLGTVRRFWRAYANIGTVLMIMAMGFMFFLVINGAFTTFMMRPEPTELNEPRNWLLIPGLNTFIPMCAWIGFVVAMIVHELSHGILSIVERIKVKSMGLLLLLVPIGAFTEPDTEQLFGTPKGTGDKKVASAHERTRILSAGVMGNFVIAILAFLIFFGILFSIQPVGENVLYVYNVANGSPAAEYGIEPRSFITAMDGEGRVSVEELNDRLKKGKAVSLTILDRNGDKKAIVVRGETNEGVTVVFVEKGKPAAKAGIKEGMTIIKMDNQSIRSYEDFLSFMNDTVAGEEIKVWTKRGEVFEIKLEESPYYASRGYLGVGVANCALGMTVLEFPTRTYLENLRDIPRMLFKSPASLLLLMSLPVLPLSMGGFSTFNPLLSHLYTPVGVASVFGAGIFSIADVLFWIAWINFYVGLFNCLPMYPLDGYYVFKEVLNPMLRMGIKEESKKELVLKTIAIITAVIIFLSIVFMLVAPFVFELL
- a CDS encoding 2-amino-3,7-dideoxy-D-threo-hept-6-ulosonate synthase, with the translated sequence MATMRERMERMSIGKRIRMERIVDRNSGRSVIVPMDHGVTSGPIYGLTDMKQAVNAIAEGGANAVLLHKGIVIAGHRGYGKDIGLVIHLSASTSLGPDPLAKVMVATVEEAIRLGADAVSMHVNVGAESEPWMLEELGETAMICEEWSMPLLAMMYPRGKKVKSEHAPEMVMHVARVGAELGADIIKTNYTGDPDTFKEVIRSCPVPVIIAGGPKANTDAEVLRMVEDAISAGASGVSIGRNVFQHANPTKMTIAISKIVHEGITATEAMEMLK
- a CDS encoding beta-CASP ribonuclease aCPSF1, with product MSVEEKLSELKQRIIELLPADVHISGVEFEGPELVLYTEDTQRFVDDGALVRTLAKELKKRISVRPSSNILMEPEKASKVIHEIIPEEGGIKDIYFDMDKAEVIIEAEKPGLVIGTHGATLREVAKIIGWRPNVIRAPPIESSIIKSIRRYLREEGDFRRNFMKKVGRRIYRDKLIEDDWLRVTALGGCREVGRNAFLLSTPETRILIDCGVSVGSEGMPYLYVPEVSPISNLDAVVITHAHLDHSGLVPLLFLYGYDGPIYITQPTRDLMALLLLDYIEVSAREGKKIPYKSAMIRDAIRHTIPLKYGEVTDISPDVKLTFYNAGHILGSAIAYFHMGNGYGSHNIVFTGDIKYERTFLFDPAFNAFPRPDTLVIESTYGGPNDQQPSRREAERNLKDEIERTIKRGGKVIIPAFAVGRSQEVMIALEGMQLDVPVYLDGMIWEATSVHTAYPEYLNRSLKNSIFQGENPFLSDIFVQVDDADKRKEVIEEKESSIILATSGMLNGGPVLEYLKELAADEKNTLIFVGYQAEGTLGRRIQKGWNEIQLSDAGKMRNIKIGMDIRTVDGFSGHSDRNQLIEFVRGIRPLPSKVICMHGENNKCMALASGIHKKFNIETTAPQNLETLRLV